One genomic segment of Mycolicibacterium gilvum includes these proteins:
- a CDS encoding IS3 family transposase (programmed frameshift), which translates to MARKNYPDEFKRDAVALYRDTEGATIAQIAAELGVSEATLSAWCKSAGVPIRHRRGVVVAEPVPGAESPEQELARLRSEVKALRATEARLSTERDILRSAAKYFGRGDELVSRFQFVADHLHAFEVKWLCAVVEVARSSFYAWLAGADGRAARRAADEALAERIRAVHDEDNTYGAPRITAELNDGAPEGQRVNHKRVARVMRGAGIAGYRRRRRVKTTVADPANQKVPDLLKRDFTAAQVNTRYVGDITYLPLATGANLYLATVIDCCSRRVAGWAIADHMRTELVIDALKAAAALRGSLAGAIFHADHGSQYTLRDFANLCRDLGVVQSMGAVGSSADNALAESFNAALKREILQDRACWPDAAICRREVFRWLARYNTTRRHSYCRHSSPATYERNLTPATLPEAA; encoded by the exons ATGGCAAGGAAAAATTACCCCGATGAGTTCAAGCGTGACGCGGTCGCGCTCTACCGGGACACCGAGGGCGCGACGATCGCCCAGATCGCTGCCGAGCTCGGTGTCAGCGAGGCCACGCTCTCGGCGTGGTGCAAGTCGGCCGGGGTGCCGATTCGGCACCGCCGCGGTGTCGTAGTGGCCGAGCCTGTGCCAGGGGCCGAGAGCCCTGAGCAGGAGCTGGCCCGCCTCCGCAGTGAGGTCAAGGCGTTACGCGCCACCGAGGCGCGGTTGTCCACCGAGCGTGACATCTTGCGGTCGGCGGCCAAATATTTCG GCCGGGGAGACGAACTGGTGAGCCGCTTTCAGTTTGTCGCCGACCACCTGCACGCCTTCGAGGTGAAGTGGCTCTGCGCAGTCGTCGAGGTTGCGCGTTCGTCGTTCTACGCGTGGTTGGCCGGTGCTGACGGACGAGCGGCCCGTCGGGCTGCTGACGAGGCGCTGGCCGAGCGTATCCGCGCCGTCCACGACGAGGACAACACCTACGGGGCGCCGCGGATCACCGCCGAGCTCAACGACGGTGCGCCCGAGGGGCAGCGGGTCAACCACAAGCGGGTGGCTCGGGTGATGCGCGGCGCCGGGATCGCCGGTTATCGACGCCGACGTCGGGTCAAGACGACCGTGGCGGACCCGGCGAACCAGAAGGTCCCCGACCTGCTCAAACGGGATTTCACCGCCGCGCAGGTCAACACCCGTTACGTCGGCGACATCACCTACTTGCCATTGGCGACCGGCGCCAACCTGTACCTGGCCACCGTGATCGACTGCTGTTCACGGCGGGTCGCCGGGTGGGCGATCGCCGATCACATGCGCACCGAACTGGTCATCGATGCGCTCAAAGCCGCTGCTGCACTGCGGGGTTCACTGGCTGGTGCAATATTCCATGCAGATCATGGAAGTCAGTACACCTTACGGGATTTCGCGAATCTCTGCCGCGATCTGGGGGTCGTCCAGTCGATGGGTGCGGTGGGGTCAAGTGCCGATAACGCGTTGGCCGAATCGTTCAACGCCGCCCTCAAGCGCGAGATTCTGCAAGACCGTGCCTGCTGGCCGGACGCGGCGATCTGCCGCCGTGAGGTCTTTCGGTGGCTGGCCCGCTACAACACCACACGACGGCACTCCTACTGCCGTCATTCCAGCCCCGCGACCTACGAAAGGAACCTGACACCGGCTACGCTGCCCGAAGCCGCATAA
- a CDS encoding FAD-dependent oxidoreductase — MEGLRFGCSVNPGVGRETEPEPAPAAGPQSVLVAGGGPAGLELAALLAAKGHSVSLWEREAELGGQVRTAARAAENQSSYLQYLNFQRRQLERLNVTIQTGYTATSERILAAGFTVVAVATGAMPRRPTVPGIDLPHIIEGRDVLDGKVDVGNRVVVIAMEDHMQPLTIAGFLADLGKQVRLIYASPSIAPLVGPYSIGAPLAKLSRAGAEITVCQRLVCVETDRLMLRNIHSGAPSSVCDFDSVVLACGGVSDAGLYDDLAGRVPSLHVLGDAYAPRRISFATRQAFELARKI; from the coding sequence GTGGAGGGGTTGCGATTCGGGTGTTCAGTCAACCCCGGAGTCGGGCGCGAAACAGAACCCGAGCCCGCTCCGGCCGCTGGACCGCAGTCGGTACTCGTCGCCGGCGGTGGGCCCGCCGGGTTGGAACTGGCCGCACTACTGGCGGCGAAGGGTCATTCCGTGAGTCTCTGGGAACGTGAAGCTGAACTCGGAGGTCAGGTCCGCACGGCCGCCCGTGCCGCCGAGAACCAATCTTCGTACCTGCAATATCTTAACTTCCAGCGGCGCCAGCTCGAACGGCTCAACGTGACAATCCAGACCGGATACACCGCCACTTCCGAGCGCATCCTGGCCGCGGGCTTCACGGTCGTCGCTGTGGCGACGGGGGCGATGCCGCGGCGGCCCACCGTGCCCGGCATCGACTTGCCGCACATCATTGAGGGACGCGACGTATTGGACGGCAAGGTCGACGTCGGCAACCGAGTGGTCGTCATCGCGATGGAAGACCACATGCAGCCGCTGACCATCGCCGGCTTTCTTGCAGATCTCGGCAAACAGGTCCGACTCATTTATGCCTCACCGTCGATTGCTCCGCTTGTCGGCCCATATTCGATCGGCGCCCCGCTTGCCAAACTTTCCCGCGCAGGCGCGGAGATTACGGTCTGCCAACGACTTGTCTGTGTCGAAACCGATCGTTTGATGCTGCGGAACATCCATTCGGGCGCACCCAGTTCGGTCTGCGACTTCGACTCGGTGGTGCTGGCCTGTGGTGGTGTCTCCGACGCGGGGCTCTATGACGATCTCGCCGGCCGCGTACCCTCGCTCCACGTACTTGGCGACGCGTACGCGCCCCGGCGGATCTCCTTTGCCACCCGTCAGGCCTTCGAACTCGCCCGCAAGATCTAA